A stretch of the Tachysurus vachellii isolate PV-2020 chromosome 26, HZAU_Pvac_v1, whole genome shotgun sequence genome encodes the following:
- the LOC132841174 gene encoding armadillo-like helical domain-containing protein 3: MAQEKKAGLLKRTSSSKKPLKEKVVLMYDEIFTKVDPAKANPRFWDELFLMKVNLEYLENKLEALDGDEVMMIKENINSLFHHCVQALEEDHQIKVVNALQTLCALFRGVHHKNKSATGFDIINMLVGFDKAEIRMKDLMESLDGLLCGDGSESLKSLCLKLLLCLVTVTDNISQNTILEYVMINSIFEAILQILSDVSSRTQHGYDAVVLLALLVNYRKYESVNPYIVKLSIVDDEPTLAGMGMVIQQALTEYNRQYKDKEEDNHGGFFSTLTSMVGSMFIADADEKLSVQTNEAILLALYEAVHLNRNFITVLAQSHPEIDIATTPITPTPTTPTTPLGTTPPSLDVMHNPELPLDPNLQTSNLLITFLKYSSIVIQDTKDEHRLNSARLCLIILTCIAEDQYAGAFLHDDNMNFRVNLHRMPMRHRKKAADKNIPSRPLACAVLDLMVEFIVTHMMKDFPMDLYMRCVQIIHKLICYQKKCRIRLHYTWRELWTALINLLKFLLSNETTLLSKHNIFQLALQVVHLFNLFITYGDTFLPTASSYDELYYEIIRMHQVFDNLYCMVLRVSTNVGQWKEPASKVTHALVNVRAIINHFNPKIESYAAVNHISQLSEDQVLEVVRSNYDTLTLKLQDGLDQFERYSEQPKETAFFKELVRSISLNVRKNVSLNTLSQDVLLKEFSSIS; the protein is encoded by the coding sequence ATGGCCCAGGAGAAGAAAGCCGGGCTGTTAAAAAGGACGTCGTCGTCTAAAAAGCCGCTGAAGGAGAAGGTGGTGTTGATGTACGATGAAATATTCACTAAAGTCGATCCTGCTAAGGCGAACCCTCGCTTCTGGGACGAGCTGTTTTTAATGAAGGTGAACCTGGAATATCTAGAAAACAAGCTGGAGGCTCTGGATGGAGACGAAGTGATGATGATTAAGGAGAACATTAACAGCCTGTTCCATCACTGCGTCCAGGCTTTGGAAGAAGATCACCAGATTAAAGTAGTAAACGCTCTGCAGACCCTTTGTGCGCTCTTCAGAGGTGTtcatcacaaaaacaaatcGGCTACCGGCTTCGATATCATTAACATGCTGGTGGGATTCGACAAAGCTGAGATCAGGATGAAGGATCTCATGGAAAGCTTAGACGGTTTGCTCTGTGGAGACGGCTCAGAGAGCCTGAAGagcctgtgcctgaagctgttGCTCTGTCTGGTTACAGTGACGGACAACATCAGTCAGAATACCATCCTGGAATACGTCATGATCAACAGCATATTCGAGGCCATTCTACAGATCTTGTCTGACGTGTCGAGCCGCACGCAGCACGGCTACGATGCCGTCGTTCTCTTGGCTCTCTTGGTGAACTACAGGAAGTATGAATCTGTGAATCCATACATTGTGAAGTTATCCATAGTGGATGACGAACCAACTCTGGCTGGGATGGGAATGGTTATCCAGCAGGCTCTTACAGAATACAACAGGCAGTACAAAGATAAAGAGGAGGACAACCACGGgggatttttttccacactaaCCAGCATGGTAGGCAGTATGTTTATCGCTGACGCCGACGAGAAGCTGTCGGTGCAGACTAACGAAGCCATCCTGCTCGCGCTCTATGAAGCAGTTCACCTGAACAGGAATTTCATTACTGTTCTCGCACAAAGTCATCCGGAGATTGACATTGCGACAACGCCGATCACGCCCACCCCGACTACTCCTACAACCCCGCTTGGTACCACCCCTCCTTCTTTGGATGTGATGCACAACCCTGAGCTGCCGCTGGACCCCAACCTTCAAACGAGCAACCTGCTGATCACGTTTTTGAAATATTCCTCCATCGTCATTCAAGACACCAAAGACGAACACCGACTCAACAGCGCCCGACTGTGCCTCATCATCCTCACGTGTATAGCCGAGGACCAGTACGCTGGCGCCTTCCTCCACGATGATAACATGAACTTTCGAGTAAACTTGCACCGAATGCCAATGAGGCACAGAAAGAAAGCGGCAGACAAGAACATCCCGTCTCGACCTCTCGCCTGCGCCGTCTTGGACCTGATGGTCGAGTTCATCGTCACTCACATGATGAAGGACTTTCCTATGGATCTCTACATGCGGTGTGTTCAGATCATTCACAAGCTCATCTGTTATCAGAAGAAGTGTAGGATTCGGCTGCACTACACTTGGAGGGAACTTTGGACAGCCCTCATTAACTTGCTGAAGTTCCTGCTGTCGAACGAAACCACTTTGTTGTCCAAACACAACATCTTCCAATTGGCTTTACAAGTTGTCCATCTCTTCAACTTGTTCATTACGTATGGAGACACATTCCTGCCAACTGCCAGCAGTTATGATGAGCTGTATTACGAGATCATACGCATGCACCAGGTATTTGATAACCTGTATTGCATGGTGCTCAGAGTCTCCACCAACGTCGGCCAGTGGAAGGAACCGGCGAGCAAAGTCACGCACGCGCTGGTTAACGTCCGAGCCATCATCAACCATTTCAACCCGAAGATCGAGTCATACGCCGCCGTTAACCACATATCACAACTGTCAGAAGATCAGGTGCTGGAAGTGGTACGCTCCAACTACGACACTCTGACTCTGAAGCTGCAGGATGGTTTGGACCAATTCGAGCGCTATTCGGAGCAGCCCAAAGAAACAGCATTCTTCAAGGAGTTGGTACGCTCCATCAGTCTGAACGTGAGGAAGAACGTTTCTCTCAACACCCTGAGTCAGGATGTTCTATTGAAGGAGTTCTCATCGATATCTTGA
- the LOC132841220 gene encoding butyrophilin-like protein 1: MYKTLTLFYSLPQRDRKWTEDERKKMEKFVLMTDEFKLIGPRNRVWFNRSAVTLSCRLSPEISAVDLEIRWFKETDCVCVYKNSKVTEGRGYEGRVSLFTQELERGNVSLQLRNCTESDRGYYLCQVTDGDRTEEITVEMKVSK; the protein is encoded by the exons ATGTATAAAACCctcacactgttttattcacttcctcagagagacagaaaatggacagaagatgagagaaagaaaatggagaaattTGTTCTAATGACTG ATGAGTTTAAACTCATTGGTCCCAGAAATAGAGTGTGGTTTAATCGCTCTGCTGTCACTCTCTCATGTCGTCTGTCTCCTGAAATCAGTGCTGTTGACTTGGAGATCCGGTGGTTTAAGGAgacagactgtgtttgtgtttataagaaCAGTAAGGTGACAGAGGGGAGAGGTTATGAGGGCAGAGTGAGTCTGTTCACTCAGGAGCTGGAGAGAGGAAACGTCTCCTTACAGCTGAGAAACTGTACAGAGTCAGATAGAGGATATTACCTCTGTCAGGTCACTGATGgagacagaacagaagagatTACAGTAGAGATGA AGGTAAGTAAATAA